From the Lolium rigidum isolate FL_2022 chromosome 2, APGP_CSIRO_Lrig_0.1, whole genome shotgun sequence genome, one window contains:
- the LOC124691016 gene encoding heavy metal-associated isoprenylated plant protein 3-like — protein MGKKKSGNAGGGGAEEAREFVLKVAMHCRCNGCKGKVRAAVRDITMDPGVEAADSSAAESSGEVRLLATADPERLRRRLHKATGKKVDLLLPKEPAPSKKQENADAATLQALLAQLQLQAPAPARQQYGGQGAAPQSQWTCHVDVRCLFSDVCVLSRQHTGARRQ, from the exons atgggcaagaagaagagcggcaATGCCGGCGGGGGTGGTGCGGAGGAGGCGAGGGAGTTCGTGCTGAAGGTGGCGATGCACTGCCGCTGCAACGGGTGCAAGGGCAAGGTGCGCGCCGCCGTCAGGGACATCACGATGGACCCGGGCGTGGAGGCGGCGGACAGCTCGGCTGCGGAGAGCAGCGGCGAGGTGCGCCTGCTCGCCACGGCCGACCCCGAGCGGCTCCGGCGCCGCCTCCACAAGGCCACGGGCAAGAAGGTCGACCTCCTTCTGCCCAAGGAGCCGGCTCCTTCCAAGAAGCAGGAGAACGCCGACGCCGCCACGCTGCAGGCGCTGCTCGCCCAGCTGCAGCTgcaggcgccggcgccggcccgtCAGCAGTACGGCGGCCAGGGCGCCGCCCC GCAGAGCCAGTGGACCTGTCATGTTGATGTGCGATGCCTCTTCTCCGACGTGTGTGTCTTGTCCCGTCAACACACGGGCGCCCGGAGGCAGTAG